Within the Erigeron canadensis isolate Cc75 chromosome 6, C_canadensis_v1, whole genome shotgun sequence genome, the region CTTTTCTTTGGGCATTTTGTATTGTAGTATTAAACATGACAAGCAGGTAACTTTCTAAATTCGTTTCCATCAAATTTTGTTGGACTTCTTGAACCAGACGACCCCTAATTTGACTGGTTGAGACCGAAAgtgaagaaagaaaaattatCACCCAGTCAGTTCCAGCAATCATTGCTTGTTAGTTCTATCAAATGGATGATAAAGACTTTTTTATTTGTTCGGTTTAACCACCAAAAATAACTCTCGGGTTTAGTGTTGATTGCTTCTTTCTAATTAACAGAATTAGTATTTGGGGTGTTTGGCATTGAGATAATTTGAAATCACCATGGATATGAAAAGAGCCATGTCTGGAACCTCACCTAAAAACACCTTGATATGGCTGTCAAAATACCAATAAGGCTGTGTACATGCATAACCTAAATGGTGATCTATCTCCATTAACCAACAAACAATCAAGAATGCATCAATAAATCTAGTCTGAATTACACAAGTTACAAAGAATGTATCATTAAACATAACATAATTTCACTTATTTCGAAAATAACTTTCTAATGACTTGAACAGATTCATAAGCCTAAAACTGCAATTGGAGATTGAGAAATTGCCCATCTAACTCATCCAGCAAAAGTAAAGTTTCCATGTAGGAACTCACAATAAATGAATCAAGTTTGCCAATAATCCACACATTCTCGATGGCTCCTGAGCGTGGTTGATAAACTACAAGTGATGCTGCTACCCCATCTGTAGCTATAACTTTTTCAATAATAGGTCGGCCATTCTTACAAAATCCTAGAAATTCACTTTTTAATGATGGTATGTTGATGGTGAATAGCTTTGTGAACGATTTTGAAACACCATCCTCCACCATCATCCATACACCACAAACTTGTTTCTTGGCGTCATTATAGTATTCAAGTAGAGCAAGAGACTCTTTTATTTTAGCGATGGAAAAACGATCATAAAACCCGTGTGCTACACTATGAGGGAGGTTTATTTCTGTAAAGTCTTCACTCAACATATCAAACGCAACAACTAGATTAATACTAATCTCAGAAACTTTCCAATAAATACACCGATCATTTGTAGTTGTTGGATACAagcaattaataaaaaatgagtTAGAAGGCAGATTACCACGCGGAACTCTCCAAACCCGTGAGCTTAAGGTAAACACGAAAACCGAGTTAGGATGTTCAAAACCATTGATCAATACAACAAGAGGGTCAAAGCTATCAGGATGAACCCCAAAACCTAAAACAGGATACAGAATAGGCACATCAACAGCAATGGATTTTCCAAGTGTCGGATTCCAAATCACAGCTGTTCGCTTATTAAACCCATTCCCTTGAGATATACCAGATAAGCATAACAATCCATGAGACTACCAACAATGGAAACATACTTGTAGTTAGATTTGTAAGTGTTGACGACTTCATACCTTATAAGAAGCCGATGATTCTGGTGAAAGTTGGTGTAATCTGCAATAAAGAGACGGCTGTCGATTACTGATTTCCATGCTTTCGAAAAATACGGCCACTGATTTAGGAAGCCTTTTTATGATTTCGATTTGAATTTCAAAAGGAATGTTGTCTGCCATCCGCCCTCCTTTTCTCATGTTTTGATTGCGAAGGGGGATTTTGGGGATTGAAATTGAAAACCAcagttaaatacttaaataagcGCGCTTTTGGTGTTATGACTTATGCGAACTGGCCCATTTATAAATCTTATAACCTTCTGATGGCGTAATACGTGTATAAACCTAAGTAACTACAGTATTTGTTTCttaaactttcataattatatatatacattgatgattttaaacattATTCATAATATATCATTCTAGTGATGATTATTTATATGATGAATAACAAAGACTTCTTGTAGTAAAATTCTGGTaaactttttcttattattattcatattatttttttttgaacgcaCCCTATTGGGACtcttaaattacacgtatgcgcGAAACCTATACATGTGGGAAGTAAGACCCAAACCCAAGTGAATTCTATCAAGATCAAAGACTACATAGTTTATCTAATAAAGGTGATAAATGTGAAGTGTTAAAACAACAATTCAATACATAATGAAGAACAATTATATATCGTCACCCAGGTGGAATCAAAGACTGcatttagttttttcttttaatttaattatcaaacagtttaattaataaaatgcacattaatttaaaactttattcatatataataacaaaaaaatatttacaatcttAAACAAAATGTACTCTTTTACTAAAGATTAGGGTGTAAACTTCAGAATTAGtatttgaactttttatttttggttggACCATCGAAAATAGATCTCGGGTTTGGTGTTGATTGCTTCTTTCTAATTAACAGAATTAGTATTTGGGATATTTGGTATTGAGTTTGAAATCACCATGGAAATGAAAAGAGCCATGTTTGGAACCTTAACTGAATAAACACTTTAATATGGCTGTCAGAATACCAGTTAAGGTTAGAGCCTAAATGGTGATCTATCTCCATTAACCAACAAACTATTAAGAATGCATCCATAAATCTAGTTTGAATAACACCAGTTATAATAAATGTATCATGAAACATAACACAATTTCACTTATGACCAAACTACCTCTCTAATGACTTGAACCTATTCATAAGGCTAAAACTGCAATTGGATCTTTATAGATTGCTCATCCAACTCATCTAGCAAAAGTAAAGTTGCCGTGTAGGAACTCACAAAGAATGAACCACGCCTGCCAATGATCCACACATTCTCGATGGCTCTTGTGCATGGTTGATAAACTACAAGTGATGATGCTACCCCAGATTTAGCTATAACTTTTTCCATAATGGGTTGGTCATTCTTACTAAATCCGAGAACCTTAGTCTCAAATGATGGTGTGTTCACGGTAAATAGCTTTGTGAACGATTTTGAAACACAATCCTCCACCATCATCCATACACCACAAACTCGTTTCTCGGCGTCATCAGAGTATTCAAGTAGAGCAAGAGACTCCTTTATCTTAGAGACGGAGAAATCATGATAAGTCCCGTGTGCTACACTATGAGGGAGGTTTATTTCCATAAAGTTTTCACTCACCATATCAAACGAAACAACAAGATTAATATGCCACTTAAAAGCTTTCCAATAAATACACCGATTATCTGTGGCTACCGGAGACACTTTTGGAAAATAAATGTACTTAGGTGGCAGGTTACCACATGGAACTCTCCAAACCCGTGAGCTTAAAGTAAACAGCATAACCGGTTTAGGATGTGCCACATTACCCACCATTACAATCATTGGGTCAAAATTATCAGGACGAACCCCAAAGCCTAAAGCAGCAAATATACAAGGCACATCAACAGCAATGGATTTTCCAAGTTTCGGATTCCAAATCACAGCTGTTTCCTCATCACAGCCATCCTCTTGAGAAATACCAGAAAAGCATAACAACCCTTGAGACGTACTAACAAGATATAGTTTGTTAAGTAGTTTAAACGATACGGGAACATTACAAACTTTGTCAAATTCGTGCTGGGAGAAAGTGTCATTGTCAACAATGGAAACATATTTGATTTCCTTCTCAGGAAAAGTATTGACGAATTCATACCTTATAAGAAGCCGATGATGCTGATGAAAATTGGTGTAATTGGCAATAAAGAGAGGGCTGTCGATCATTGATTTGCATGCTTTTGATATCGATCTGAATATGGCTACTGATTTAACAGGAAGTCTTTTGACGATTTCAATTTGAATTTCAAAAGGAATGTTGTCTGCCATTTCTCCTTTTCTGATGTTTGATTTCGAATGGTTGATTGATTTTGGGGATTGGAATTGAAAATCACATTTAGTTTAGTTAATCTTTCGGTGTTTGGGCCGTGCAGGTATGCTGCCTATGTATCATGGAAGGGTTTAATTGGCCCACTTAGAATCAATCTTATAACTTACTAGATAACCTTGTAATACGTGAATAAACCTACATAACTAACTTTCACAATATGATGGATAACAAAGACTTCGTGAGTATATGGTATGATTCtcgtaaattttttttactattatattattttaaaaataacccatttatttgtaatttgtaaatgaGCTGAAATTTCACTATCTAAAACCGATGGTTTGCGTTCTGTTTctggtttttcttttctttttgtccTTTGATTCCTCTTATTGTTGCTTGTGTTTGCACTACaacaaaatgtaatttattagtgtgaaaaaaattcttaatttgttcacacttaaaattgttaaaaagtattgaccTGAAActgcagccacctcaaactggTAGACCTCAGTCACCTGCACCAAACCGCCGAGTCACCTGCCACTCAACTAGAGAGACCAAGAAGCCACCGACTCCTCACTCCTGCTTCTCCCCCGCCCCCtccagatcatcatcatctattcatcatcatcatcatcatcatcatcatcatcatcatcatcatcagactCAGCTCCTCACCAGTTAGACGACCCCCAAATACTGCCTATACCATCTTCTCCTAGTGGCTAGTGCTGTTTTAAAAGCGCAAGCCTAGCCGTGATGACAAAGCCCGAAACCTCCAAAGACATAGAGCCAAGTCATCAAATTCCAATCCTCTGGTAAAGGATATTACGATGGAAGAACCAGTTCGAGTATATACACTTGCAAGGTCAAGGAAAGGTAGTGCAGCATCAGTTCAATAATAAATATCATTGTTGACTGTTATAGTTTGCAAAACTGAGAGTATGTAGAATGTTGGATTTAATCAATGTAACATTTTTGtgtattcattatatattttttgcttttatatatttttgtgtatttttctttttttcttatgaatttttttttttttttaaaagacacCCTGACAATCAGTAATGCCCTCCACCTATATACTTTTGTTTGGGCATTGTATTGTAGTATTAAACATGACAAGCAAGGAAATTGTCTAAATTATTTTCCATCAAATTTCCTTAATGTTTTTTGAACCAAACAACCCCTAATCTGTCAACTGAGTACGACTGGTCGAGACCGAAAGCGAAAAAAATATTGTCACCCAGTCAGTCTCAGCgttcattgcttattagttctATCAAATGGTGAAGACTTAATACCCTTCATTGTATGTTGTCATTTCTAATCACAAGTaataatagacaaaaaaaaaaaaaaaaaaagactaaaaatGATAAGTATGATCTTTACAAAAGGTGAATACTGCTTTTACAAGTTTGTAATTGCGTTAATCAAATGACCAGAATTAGTATttgaactttttcttttttgggttTAACCACCGAATTTAGATCTCGGGTTGGTGTTGATTGCTTCTTTTTCTAATTAACAGAAACAGTATTGAGGTTGATCACTATAGATATGAAGAGATCCATAAACCTTCTGTGAATGAGCACTTTGAAATTGTTGCCAAAATACCGGCCAGTTAGGTTGTGTACATCAGAGACTAAATGGTGATCTATCTCCATTAACCAACAAACTATCAAGAATGCATCAATAAATCTAGTCTGAATTACACAAGTTATAAAGAATGTATAACTAAACATAGCATAATTTCACTTACGACGGAATAACTTTCTAATGACTTGAACAGATTCATAAGCCTAAAACTGCAATTGGCTCTTGACAAATTGCCCATCTAACTCATCCAGCAAAAGTAACGTTTCCGTGCAGGAACTCACAAAGAATGAATGATGTTTGCCAATAATCCACAAATTCATGATGGCTTGTGTGTGTGGTTCATAAACTACAAGTGATGCTGCTAACCCATATGGAGCTATGACTTCTTCAATAATAGGTTGGTCATTCTTACTAAATCCTAGTACCCTAGTCATTACTGATGCATCTGGTGTGTTGATGGTGAATAGCTTTGTGAACGATTTTAAAACACCATCCTCCACCATCATCCATACACCACAAACTCGTTTCTTGGTGTCATCAAAGTATTCAAATAGAGCAAGAGACTCCTTAAtcttagagagagagaaagtacAAGTATACCGGCGTGCTACACTACGAGGAAGGTGTATTTCCATAAAGTCCTCACTCACCATATCAAACGCCACAACAGGATTAATACCCCTCTTATAACCTTTCCAGTAAATACATCGATCATTTGTAGCTGTTAAACACACGAAACTATGAAAAATAATTGACTTAGGAGGCAGGTTACCACGCGGAACCCTCCAACCCCGTGAGCTTAAGGTAAACACCAAAACCGGGTTAGGACGTTCAACATTACTGATCATTACAAAAACTATCAAGATGAACCCCAAAACCTAAACTAACATACAGATAAGGCACATCAACAGCAATGGATTTTCCAAGCGTCGGATTCCAAATCACAGCTGTTGgcttaaaagaaatatatatatatcctctcGAAAATAACCGAATAAGCATAACAATCCTTAAGATGTACCAATAAGTGATAGATGCTTAAGTTGTTCTAACGACAACGGAACATTACTTACAGTGTGTTGGGAGAGAGTGTCATCGTCCTTAATGGACACATATTTGAATTCAATCTTATAATGAGGGAAATTGAAACTGGCCGGAAATCACTGTTAAAATAAGCTTTCGGTGTTTGGGCCGTGCAGGTATATATGCGAAGTATCATGGAAGGGTTCAACTGGCCCATTTACAATCAATTCTATAACCCGTTTTACTGTTTTAGGCGGATATATACCATTTGCTTTTCAAACTTTTGTAATAATGTATATTGATGTGTTACATATAAAGAAACAATGACATTATTCTTCATTGTTGAACCATTTTGTATTGGACTTAAGGTTTGACTATTGGTAAAAGGTACATGTAATATCATAGTGGGAATTATAGTTTGACTAACACAACCTACAAAAACCAAACTAAAGGCCGACATCGTAGAGATCGATGTCCACAATTGACGAATTCATATCGactatatatatgaagttttaAAAGCGCAAAAAGCACTCTTGTCACAAAGGCCTAGCCGTGATGACAAAGCCTGAAACCTCTAAAGAAGTAGAGATGATGGAAGCCGAGTCATCGAGTTCATCAAATCCCAATCCTCCGGTAAAGGAGATGACGATGGAAGAACCAGTTCGAGTATATACACATGCAAGGTCAAGGAAAGGTAGTGTAGCATCAGTTCAATTATATCATTGTTATAGTTTGCAAAACTGTGAGTATGTAGGACGTTGGATTTAATCAATGATGTAACATGTTTgtgtattcatatatatatattttttcttttatattcattctttttctttttttctgatgagttttttttttttattttattttagaaaaaagacAGCTTGACAACCAGTAATGCCCTCCACCTTTATAATTTTCTTTGGGCAAATTGTATTGTAGTACCCGTATTAAACATGACTAGCAAGGAAATCTTCTGAATTCTTTTCCATCAAATTTCCTTGGACTTTTTGAACCAAACAACCCTGAATCTGTCAACTGAGCACGACTAGTCGAGACCGAAAGCGAAGGAAGAAAAATTATCACCCAGTCAGTCTCAgagatcattgcttattagttctATCAAATGGAATGATCATAAGTAGTTAATAGTTACCGTGTAACAAATACACTCAATGATGAAGACTTTATACCCTTCGTTTCAAAACACAACAAATAAtagacaaagaaaaaaaaaaaaaagtaaaaaatgataAGTATGATCTTACAAAGTGTGAATACTGTTGTTTTTACAACTTTGTAATTGCGTTGATCAAATGAACAGAATTAGTGTTTGAACTGTTTTTTTGGGTTTAGGCACCCTAAATATATCTCGGGTTTGCGTCAATCAAATGAACAAAATTAGTATTGCTTGAATTCACTATGGATATGAAGAGATCCATGTTTAAAACCTTCCGTGAATAAACACTTTGATATTGTTGCCAGAATACCAGTTAGGATGTGTACATTAAATGGTGATCTATCTCCATTAGCCAACAAACTATCAAGAATGCATCCATAAATTTAGTCTAAATTACACAAGTTATAAAGAATGTATCACTAATTAACATAACATAATTTCACTTATGACAAAAGTATAACTTTCTAATGACTTGAACAGATTCATAAGCCTAAAACATGGAGATTGACAAATTGCTCATCCAACTCATCCAACAGCAGTAAAGTTTCCGTGTAGGAACTCACAAAGAATGAACCAGGTTTGCCAATGATCCACACATTCTCGATGGCTCCCGTGCTTGGTTCATAAACTCCAAGTGATGCTACCCCGGCTATCTACCATTTTTTGCATAATAGGTTGGCGTCATCATAGTATTCAAGTAGAGCAAGGAAATATGACATGGAGAATTTTTTGcataagggctgtatttaacgtgcataaataaacttgtatcttccatattaaaagctcgcccctgattttcatggtaaatgtataaacaatttatgcaccttaaacacaaccc harbors:
- the LOC122604108 gene encoding putative F-box protein At1g47790, with protein sequence MADNIPFEIQIEIVKRLPVKSVAIFRSISKACKSMIDSPLFIANYTNFHQHHRLLIRYEFVNTFPEKEIKYVSIVDNDTFSQHEFDKVCNVPVSFKLLNKLYLVSTSQGLLCFSGISQEDGCDEETAVIWNPKLGKSIAVDVPCIFAALGFGVRPDNFDPMIVMVGNVAHPKPVMLFTLSSRVWRVPCGNLPPKYIYFPKVSPVATDNRCIYWKAFKWHINLVVSFDMVSENFMEINLPHSVAHGTYHDFSVSKIKESLALLEYSDDAEKRVCGVWMMVEDCVSKSFTKLFTVNTPSFETKVLGFSKNDQPIMEKVIAKSGVASSLVVYQPCTRAIENVWIIGRRGSFFVSSYTATLLLLDELDEQSIKIQLQF